The Croceibacterium sp. TMG7-5b_MA50 genome segment TCGGCCGTCGTCACCAGCAGCGCCGGATAAGGCGTGCCGGCCTTCACGTTGTGCAACGGGCTGTAGGCGCGCAGGGTCCGGAAGTCGTCCGCCCGGTCGGGATAGCCGTAATCGTCCACCCAGTACCGGCCGGCAGTCCAGCGGTCGAACCGCAGCATATCCATCACGCCCACCGCGGCATTGCCGGCGGCGAACAGGTCCGGCCGCTGGTTGACCACCGCGCCGACCAGCAACCCGCCGTTCGATCCACCCTGGATCGCAAGCCCTTCCTGGGAGGTGACACCCTCCGCCTTCAGGAACTCGCCCGCGGCGATGAAGTCGTCGAACACGTTCTGCTTGTTCGCCAGCCGTCCACCATCGTGCCACGCCTTGCCGTATTCGCCGCCGCCACGAATGTTGGCGAGCGCCCAGGCGCCACCCGCCTCCACCCAGGCGAGCCGGCTGGCGGCGAAGCCCGGCGTCAGCGAGATGTCGAACCCGCCATAACCGTACAACAGCGTCGGAACCGGCTGCCCGGCGGCAGCAACATCCTTGCGCCGCATCACGAACATGGGAACGCGGGTGCCGTCCTTCGACTGGTAGAAGCGCTGTTCCACCACGAAATTCGCGGGGTCGAAGGTCAGGCGGGGCTGGAAGAACGGCGTGCTCTCCAGCGATCCCACCGCCAGTCGGCTGATCGCGGCGGGCTGGTTGAAGGAGGAGAAGCTGTAGAACGCCTCATCATCGCCCGGCTCCCCGCTGATGCCGCCCATCGAACCGATGCCGGGCAGCGGCAGTCGCGCCTGTTCCGTGCCCTGCCGGTCGAACACGGTCGCGGCGGACTTCGCATCCTCCAGATAGGACAGGATCAGCCGGTCGCCGACCAGCGCGGCGCTTTCGATCACGCTGTCACGCTGCGCCACCACCGGCTGCCACTGCCGGTCGCCCGCCATATTGACGGCGACCACACGGTACATCGGCGCGTCCTGATTGGTGACGAACCACAGCCGGTCGCCCACACCGTCCACCAGCGACCACGAGTTCTCAAACCCGGTGACCAGCGGCACCGGCTGCCATCCTTTCGCCTCGCGGGCGGACAGGTCGATCGCATGCACCTCGTACCGCGCATCGGTGCCGAGCGAGGAGGTGACGATCGCCCACTTGCCGTCGGAGGTGACGCTGGCCGTATGCCCCTGCTTCGGGTGGTCGGGCGTCGAATAGACCAGCTGGTCCTCGCTCTGCGGCGTGCCCAGCCGGTGGTAGTAGACCGCCTGGTTGTAGTTCAACGCCTGAAAGTCCTGGCCGGCTTCCGGCTCCGGGAAGCGGGAATAGAGGAAGCCGTCATTGCCGACCCAGGCAAGTCCGGTGAACTTCGCCCAGCGGATCTCGTCCTGCAGCGGCTGCCCGGTGGTCACATCCAGCGCGCGGATGATGCGCCAGTCGGTGCCGCCATCCTGCACCGCATACAGCAGCTTGCCGCCATCGGGCGATGCGGACCAGTCGGCAAGCGCGGTGGCGCCGTCATCGGCCCAGGCATTCGGATCG includes the following:
- a CDS encoding prolyl oligopeptidase family serine peptidase, giving the protein MMTPLPAPAYPETATTQTTDVLHGETIADPYRWLENDVRNDAEVAQWVEQQNAVTQAYLQQLPGRAELAARIAELTDFQRVSTPVKRGGRYFQTMNSGLQNQSPLYVRDSLTAEPRLLLDPNAWADDGATALADWSASPDGGKLLYAVQDGGTDWRIIRALDVTTGQPLQDEIRWAKFTGLAWVGNDGFLYSRFPEPEAGQDFQALNYNQAVYYHRLGTPQSEDQLVYSTPDHPKQGHTASVTSDGKWAIVTSSLGTDARYEVHAIDLSAREAKGWQPVPLVTGFENSWSLVDGVGDRLWFVTNQDAPMYRVVAVNMAGDRQWQPVVAQRDSVIESAALVGDRLILSYLEDAKSAATVFDRQGTEQARLPLPGIGSMGGISGEPGDDEAFYSFSSFNQPAAISRLAVGSLESTPFFQPRLTFDPANFVVEQRFYQSKDGTRVPMFVMRRKDVAAAGQPVPTLLYGYGGFDISLTPGFAASRLAWVEAGGAWALANIRGGGEYGKAWHDGGRLANKQNVFDDFIAAGEFLKAEGVTSQEGLAIQGGSNGGLLVGAVVNQRPDLFAAGNAAVGVMDMLRFDRWTAGRYWVDDYGYPDRADDFRTLRAYSPLHNVKAGTPYPALLVTTADTDDRVVPGHSFKYVSTLQASDLGPRPQLIRIETRAGHGAGKPTDKAIAESADILAFLAHWTGLQLPPATN